The genomic DNA TCCATCGGGCCGCTGATGATCGTGCCGACGGTGTGGCGCGGGTTCAGCGAGGAGTACGGGTCCTGGAAGATCATCTGGATCTCGGACCGGATCGGCGCCAGCTCCTTGCGGGAGGCGTGCGCGATCTCCTGGCCGAGGTACTTGATCGAGCCGGCGGTCGGCTCGTACAGCCGGGTCACCAGACGGCCGGTGGTCGACTTGCCGCAGCCGGACTCACCGACCAGGCCCAGGCTCTCGCCCGCGCCCACGGTGAAGCTGACGTCGTCGACCGCCTGGACGGCACCGACCTGGCGACGGAACGGGAAACCGCCCATCACCGGGAAGTGCTTGGTGAGGCCGCTCACCTCCAGCAGGGTCTCGCCGGGGGCGGTGGCCGAGGCGGCCGGCTCGGTCAGAGTCTGCTCAGCGCTCATGGTTCATTGCTCCTTAACCGAGTTCCGGACTCAGCTGCTCAGCCGGGGCAGGATCTGCTCGGTGAGGATGGACTGCTTCTGCGCGGCCGTGAGGTGGCAGGCCGAGAGGTGACCGTTGGCGAGCTCCAGCGCGGGGCGCTCGGTGGTGCACTTGTCGCCGACGACCAGCTCACGGTACTCGCAGCGCGGGTTGAACGCGCAGCCGCTCGGCGGGTTCAGCAGGGACGGCGGGGTGCCCGGGATCGGCTGCAGCGGGATGTCCACGGAGGCGTTGATCCGCGGGATCGAGCTGAGCAGGCCCCAGCCGTACGGGTGCTGCGGGGACTTCAGGATCTCCCGCATGGTGCCGCGCTCGACGGCCCGGCCCGCGTACATCACCAGCACGTCGTCGGCGATCTCGCGGATCACGCCGAGGTCGTGGGTGATGAAGATGATCGAGGTGCCCATCTCCTGCTGGAGGTCCTTCAGCAGGTCGACGATCTGGGCCTGCACGGTCACGTCGAGCGCGGTGGTCGGCTCGTCGGCGATCAGCAGCTTCGGGTCGCAGACCAGCGCCATGGCGATCATGGCGCGCTGGCGCATGCCGCCGGAGAACTGGTGCGGGAAGTCGTCGACGCGCTTGTCGGGCTGCGGGATGCCGACCTTGGTCAGCATCTCGATGGCCCGCGCGCGGCCCTCCTTCTTGTTCGCACCGGTGTGCTTCATGAAGGGCTCGGCGATCTGGCGGCCCACCGTGTAGTACGGGGAGAGCGCGGCCAGGGCGTCCTGGAAGATCATCGCCAGCTTGTTGCCGCGGAGCTTCTCCAGCTCCTTCTGCGGCAGACCGAGCAGCTCCTGGCCGTCGAGCTTGATCGAGCCCTCGATGGTGGTGTTGCGCGGGTTGTGCAGGCCCATGACGGCCAGGTTCGACACCGACTTGCCGGAGCCCGACTCGCCGACGATGCCGAGCGTCTTGCCGGCCTCCAGCTCGAAGCTCAGGTTGTTGACGGCCTTGACGATGCCGTCCTCGGTGCGGAAGCGGACCTGCAGGTCCTGGACGGACAGGAAGCTGCTCACGGCCTTCTCCTCGGAAGCGTGGTGCGGGGCGGGGGCGGATGCTGCGGTGGTCATCCGATCCTCACCCGGGGGTCGAGGAGGCCGTACGCGGCGTCGACGATGATGTTGAAGATCAGGATCGAGGCGGCGCTGACCATCAGGACACCGAGCTCCAGCATGGTGTCCTGGGTGAGCACCGAGCGGACCGCGAGCATGCCCAGGCCGTGGATGCCGAAGGAGAACTCGGTGATGATCGCGCCGGAGAAGACCGCGCCGAGGTCGATGCCGAAGATCGTGATCACGGGGGCCATCGCGCCGCGCAGCGCGTAGCGCCACCAGACGTAGCCGGACGACATGCCCTTCGCCCGGGCAGCCCGGATGTGGTCCTCGGAGAGCTGCTCGATCATCAACGAGCGGACCTGGCGCGAGTAGTTCGACCAGAAGATGACCGACATCACGAGCCACGGCAGCAGCATGCCGGCGACCATGCCGGCCGGGTCCTCGGTGAAGGGGACGTAGCCGGGCTTCTCGAGCCAGTGCAACGCGGTGACGAAGATGCCGATCGACAGCGGGGCGATGAAGTAGATCTGGGTCGACTGGCCGAGCAGCGAGATCGAGCTGGCGACCTTGTCGAACGTGCTGCCCTGCTTCCAGGCGGACAGCATGCCCAGGGTGACGCCGATGACCAGGAAGCACACCGCACCACCGGCGGCCAGCACGAAGGTGGCCGGGTAGTTGCTGAGGATGATGTTCCACACGTAGTCGTGGCGGCCGTACGAGTAGCCCAGGCAGGGGGCGTTGCAGAAGCCGTCGCTGTACTGCGTGCCGAGGACAAGGCCCTTCATGTAGCTGTAGACCTGCTCCACGAGCGACTTGTCCAGACCCATGTTGTGCCGGATCGTCGCGAGCTGCTGCGGTGTACAGCCCTTGGGGCAGTTGAGCAGGGCC from Kitasatospora terrestris includes the following:
- a CDS encoding ABC transporter ATP-binding protein, whose translation is MTTAASAPAPHHASEEKAVSSFLSVQDLQVRFRTEDGIVKAVNNLSFELEAGKTLGIVGESGSGKSVSNLAVMGLHNPRNTTIEGSIKLDGQELLGLPQKELEKLRGNKLAMIFQDALAALSPYYTVGRQIAEPFMKHTGANKKEGRARAIEMLTKVGIPQPDKRVDDFPHQFSGGMRQRAMIAMALVCDPKLLIADEPTTALDVTVQAQIVDLLKDLQQEMGTSIIFITHDLGVIREIADDVLVMYAGRAVERGTMREILKSPQHPYGWGLLSSIPRINASVDIPLQPIPGTPPSLLNPPSGCAFNPRCEYRELVVGDKCTTERPALELANGHLSACHLTAAQKQSILTEQILPRLSS
- a CDS encoding ABC transporter permease, whose product is MLRFLIRRALGAIVILFLLVLLTYLAVMTLPVDQALLNCPKGCTPQQLATIRHNMGLDKSLVEQVYSYMKGLVLGTQYSDGFCNAPCLGYSYGRHDYVWNIILSNYPATFVLAAGGAVCFLVIGVTLGMLSAWKQGSTFDKVASSISLLGQSTQIYFIAPLSIGIFVTALHWLEKPGYVPFTEDPAGMVAGMLLPWLVMSVIFWSNYSRQVRSLMIEQLSEDHIRAARAKGMSSGYVWWRYALRGAMAPVITIFGIDLGAVFSGAIITEFSFGIHGLGMLAVRSVLTQDTMLELGVLMVSAASILIFNIIVDAAYGLLDPRVRIG